In Lactococcus protaetiae, the genomic window TCTTTGATGAATGCCATCGTAGTCAATTTGGTGAAGCACAAAAGAATCTGAAAAAGAAGTTTAAGCATTATTACCAATTTGGCTTTACAGGGACACCAATTTTTCCTGAAAATGCTTTGGGGAGTGAAACAACAGCTTCCGTATTTGGGCGAGAATTACATTCATATGTGATTACGGATGCCATTCGCGACCAAAAAGTTTTAAAATTTATGGTGGATTATAATGATGTTCGTCCACAGTTTGCAAGGCTAGAATCTGAAACAGATGATCAGAAATTATCAGCGGCTGAAAATCGACAAGCCTTACTTCATCCCACACGGATTCATGAAATTTCAGACTATATCTTAAATCATTTTGCGCAGAAAACGCACCGAACAGCAGGAAAAGGGTTTAATGCTATGTTTGCTGTATCAAGTGTCGAAGCAGCGAAACTTTACTATGAAGAACTCCAAAAATTACAAGAAAAATCTGAGAAGAAGCTGACGATTGCGACCATTTTTTCTTTTGCAGCAAATGAAAACCAAAATGCGATTGGTGATATTGAAGATGAAAGCTTTGAACCAACAGCATTAGATTTATCTGCAAAAGAATTTCTGACGAAAGCGATTGACGATTATAATCACAGCTTTGGTACAAGTGAATCAATTGAAAAATTTGAACAATATTACAAACGATTAGCTGAAAAAGTTAAAAACAAAGAAGTAGATTTATTGATCGTCGTCGGGATGTTTTTGACAGGCTTTGATGCGCCGACATTAAATACCTTATTTGTGGATAAAAATCTGCAGTATCATGGCTTGATTCAAGCCTTTTCACGGACTAACCGAATTTATGATGCGACCAAATCTTTTGGAAATATTGTGACCTTCCGTGATTTGGAAAGTAAAACAAAAGCAGCGATTACTCTATTTGGAAAATCACAAACAGCAGAAGTTCTCCTTGAACGACCATATAACGAATATATGAATGGCTTTAAAGATGATGAAACTGATGAAGCTAGGCGAGGTTATTTAGATGTTGTTCATGAGCTAAAAGAGAAATTTCCAGAGCCAGGTAAAATTGTTAAGGAAGTAGATAAAAAGCAATTTGTTAAACTCTTCGGCGAATTTTTGAAACTGGATAATATCTTGCAAAACTATGATGAATTTGCAGGATTGCAAGCTTTACAAGAAATTGATTTATCAGATGAGCAGGCGGTTGAGGAACTTAAAACAAAATTTTATTTAGATGATGAAAAGATTCAGGAGCTTGAACAACTAGAAATTCCAAATGTTCGAGAAATACAAGATTATCGCTCAACTTATAATGATATTCGCGAGTGGTATACGAATGAACGGCGGAATAAAAAGCAAGGAGAATCAACTGTAGATTGGGATAGCGTTACTTTTGAAGTAGAGCTCTTGAAATCCCAAGAAATTAATTTGGACTATATTTTGGAACTTATTTTTGAAACAAATAAAAAGGTTTCGGATAAAGATAAGCTGATTGATGAAATTATAGGGACAATCCGTGCGAGCGTTGGAAATCGTGCGAAGGAAAGTCTAATTGTAGATTTTATCCGTCATACAGACATTGATGCGATTAAAAATCGTCCAGAAATTCTTGAGAAATTTTATACTTTTGCGCAAAAAGAGCAACAAAAAGAAATGATCAAACTCATTAAAGAAGAAGGGCTAAATGAACAAAGTACAAAACGTTATATTCAAGCTTCGCTTAAACGCGAGTATGCAAGTGAAAATGGAAATGAGCTCAATGAAACATTGCCAAAAATGAGCCCTTAAATCCAGCATATCACACCAAAAAACAAACGGTCTTTGAAAAGCTCAGTGCTTTTGTAGAGAAATTTAAGGGATTGGTGGAAAATTATAATTTTTTTCGGACATTTGATTATGATAGAGATATAATAATCTTTGAATAGGGGAAGATGATGGCTGAGAATGCTGACTTGAAGTCTGGTGTTGAGGTTGGTTATAGGTGGTGAATCATGTTTTGTAGATAGTTCCTTTCATCGCCATAGGAATGCTGAAAGAGTTGATGAGGAAGCCATCAGCATCTGTGAACAAGTATCTTCATAAATTTACCGCTAGTGATTTATTGATAAAATTGGTGATAAAAGTGACAAAGGATAGATTGAAATAGTAATAGGGGGGGAGAGTTAAGTTTATCTATGCTTAAGGGAGAAGGGAAGAGATGGGTTATTACGATATTCTTGAAAAAAATAGAAATATTTTACTTTTTATAGATGGAGAAGATGCTACAACGAAAGTTGAATATGTGCAGCAAAATTATAATAAAATTGTAATTAAATATGTGGGTAATGAGAAAGTTTATAACTATTCATTTAGTAGAGCACAGTTCTTTAAAGTGATTGAAAAAGTTAATTCTGATACTACAAAAATTTGGATTGATGGGAAGGAAAATTTTTATTTTGATTTTGCGCAAATATTTAAAGATTATATCCGAATTATAAATGAGAATGGTTATTTTGAGGTCTATGAAAAAAGCCGGGTAAAAATTGAAAAATCGGCACTAGATAATTTAGAAACAAAGAGAACTTTCGATTATTTTAAAGAACTAGCAGGGATTAATTCATTAGATTATAATGGAACTAAGTTACTCAGTAAAAATTATGGGAAATGTTTTGTGAGAAAGCAAAGCGTTTTGGCTGATTATTTGAAAGGAAATTTTACTCAAAATGCAGAGAAAATTTCTGATATTCCGATTTTTCCTTTTGGATTTAATCTTAGCCAAAAAGAAGCGGTAGAAAAGGTTTTTCAGAATAAAATCAGTGTTATAGAAGGACCTCCTGGTACGGGAAAGACGCAAACCATTTTAAATATTATTGCGAATGCAATAATGCATGATAAAAAAGTTGCAGTGGCTTCTAGTAATAACTCAGCGACTTCTAATGTATTTGAAAAACTTCAAAAATATGATTTGAGCTTTTTTGCTGCTTTTCTTGGAGGGACTGTCGAAGAAGGTGGAAGTAGGAAAAAATATTTTATTGATCATCAGCCTGAAATTCCCGAGTTATCAAATTGGAAAAAAGACCAAAAGCAGAAAGAAAATCTTTTAGTTGAAATTCATACACTATATGATGATTTACAAAGCAAGCTAGCTGCAAGAAATCAACTCGCGAAACTTGAACAAAAACATGAAGAAATTCGACTTGAACGTAAATATTTTGTAGAAGATTATGGGAAGCAATTTGATTCTGATAGTGAAATTATTCTCCATAAAAAATTATCTTCTGAAAATTTTATGGAACTCTGGGTTAGATATGAAAATTTGCTTATTAGAAATAAACAATTCAATGTTTGGAGAAGACTTGTTAACCGTATAAAATTAGGGATTAGTAACCAAGAGATTTATAGCCATGCCTCTGACGAATTTATTTTCTTATGTCAGAAAAATTTTTATGATGAATTACTCAGAGAACTCGAACTACAAATCACAGAATGTAAAGATATTTTAGTGCATTTCTCATTTGAAGGTAAATTACAAGATTATCAAACTTTGTCAATGAAATATTTCAAAGCTTTCCTTCATGATAATTATCATAGCAGGAAGAGAAGAAAATTTAAAGATGGTGGCTCTAAGGAAGAGGGGAATTTATGGAAAAATTCCGAAGCTGTCTTGCAGGAATATCCCGTTATCTTGAGTACAACTTTTTCATTGAGTGTAATTTTTTCTGATAATCCTTTGTATGATTATGTCATTTTAGATGAGGCGTCTCAAGTCGATTTGGCGACAGGAGCGCTCGCACTGTCTTGTGCAAAAAATGTTGTGATTGTTGGGGATTTGAAACAACTTCCAAATGTGGTAACTAAGGAAGATAAAATAAATTCTGAACAAATCTTTAAAAGTTACAATTTATCGGAGTCGTATCAATATTCTACGCATAGTTTGCTTCAATCTATTAAAGAAGTTTTTCCCAACAGTGCTTCAACCTTGTTGAGAGAACATTATCGTTGTCACTCGAAAATTATTGGATTTTGTAATAAGAAATTTTATAATGACGAGTTGATTGTCTTATCAAAAAGTGAGGCTTCCGAAGCGTCTCCGTTGGCAGTCATTACGACAAAGCCTAGTGAGCATATGAGGTGGTCTATTGGACACAAAAACCAAAGAGAACTTGATGAAGTGGAGAACATTCTTTTACATGACTATGAAGAAAAGAACGAGTGGGGAGTGATTACGCCTTATCGAAAACAAGCTAATGAACTTCAAAAAATGCTATCAGAAGAAGGCTATTCTGCGGATACTGTTGATAAATATCAGGGGCGTGAGAAAAATAAAATTATTTTCTCAACAGTTGATAATAAAATTACACAATTTTCTGCAAGTCCTAATCGCTTGAATGTGGCGGTTTCACGAGCCATTAAAAAATTTATTTTGGTTGTAAATGGAAATGGTGAGGAAAAGCGTAATAATAATATTTCAGATTTGATAAATTATATTAAATATAACAATTTTGATGTTTCTGAAAGTAAAATTTATTCTATTTTTGACTATCTCTTCGAGGTAAATAAAGAAGCGCGAAAAAGATATTTGAAAGGGAAAAAATACAAGTCAAGGTTTGATAGTGAAAATTTGATGTTTTCACTCATTGAGGAGATTTTGGGCGAAGATAGATTTAGTAAATTTAAAGTTGTGCCTCAATATCAGTTGAAATTATTGATTAGAGATTTTGATGGTTTAGGATTAAGTGAACGAGAAAGAAAATATGCTGTAAATTCTAATACTCGAATTGATTTTTTAATTGAGAGTAAGATGGACAAAAGTCCTGTACTTGCGATTGAGGTAGATGGTGTGACTTTTCATAATGAAAATACTGCGCAGTTCGAACGGGATAAGCTGAAAAATCATATTTTAGAAGTTTGTGGTGTTAAATTACAACGTTTTCCAACGGATGGAAGTCGTGAAAAGGAACGTTTAACCAAACTTCTTGAGGAGTACTTGCTGTTACAAGACGATAACGCTAAATCCGAACAATAACCCCAAAAAGTTCCAGTATATCCTACTGGAACTTTTTATTTCCGAACAAATCATTTAACATAGAGTTATCAAATAAAAAACGGAGAATAAAAATGTCTGAGAATGCATATGCAAAATCTGGTGTTGATGTTGAAGCGGGATATGAGGTGGTTTCACGGATTAAGAAGCACGTGGCTAAAACCGAACGTTTGGGGGTGCTAGGTGCGCTTGGTGGTTTTGGTGGCGCTTTTGATTTGTCGGTGCTTGATGTGAAAGAGCCAGTGCTAATCTCTGGGACTGATGGGGTTGGGACAAAGTTGATGCTTGCGATTGCTGCCGATAGGCATGATACGATTGGGATTGACTGTGTGGCGATGTGTGTGAATGATATTATTGCAGCTGGAGCTGAGCCTTTGTATTTTCTTGATTATATTGCGACGGGGAAAAATGTGCCTGAAAAGTTGGAGCAGGTGGTTTCAGGTGTTGCTGAAGGTTGTGTACAGGCAGGTAGTGCGCTAATTGGTGGCGAAACGGCTGAAATGCCTGGTATGTATGACGCAGAGGACTATGATTTGGCAGGTTTTGCGGTTGGTGTGGCTGAGAAAGCGAATCTGATTGATGGGGAGAAAAATGTCGCTGAGGGCGATGTTCTGCTTGGTTTGGCTTCATCTGGGATTCATTCAAATGGTTATTCGCTGGTGCGCAAGGTTTTTGCTGATTTTGATTTGAATGTTGTTTTGCCTGAACTTGAGCAACCTTTGATTGATGTGCTTTTGACGCCGACTAAGATTTATGTGAGGGAACTTTTGCCTTTGATTAAAGAAAAGAAAATCAAGGGGATTTCTCATATTACTGGTGGTGGCTTTGTTGAAAATATTCCGAGAATGTTCGGAAATGGACTTGCCGCGGAGATTGCTGAGGGAAGTTGGGATATTTTGCCGATTTTCAAAGCGCTTGAAAAATACGGCAAAATCAAGCACGAAGAAATGTTCGAGATTTTCAACATGGGTCTTGGTATGGTGTTGGCGGTTTCGCCTGAGAATGCAGCAGCAGTAAAACAGGAACTTGGTGCTTTTGAGATTGGGCGCATGGTGGAACGGACGGATAAGGCGGTTGTGATTAAGTGAAAACTGCGCTTGGTAGCAGCGTAGAAATTTAGGAAAAAAATCCGTAGAATTGATGAAATCAATGAGGAATTTTTATCTAATTTCCTAGCTGCTAGCGCAGTTTTCCAGATAGGAGATCAAATGAATATAGCAGTTTTTGCATCGGGAAATGGTTCTAATTTTCAGGTGTTAGCGGAGAAATTTCCAAATCATGTGAAGTTGGCATTCTCTGACCATCATGAGGCTTTTGTACTCAAACGTGCGGAAAAGTTGAATATTTCAGCTGTAAGCTTTGAGTTGAAAGAGTTTGTTAATAAAGCGACTTATGAATCAGAGCTGGTTGGGATTTTAGAGCGTGAAAAGATAGAGCTGGTTGTACTTGCGGGTTATATGAAGATTATTGGTCCAACTCTGCTTAAGAAGTATGGAGGAAGAATCATCAACATTCACCCATCATTTTTACCGAATTTTGCAGGTTCACCGCACGCTATTGAAGAAAGCTGGGAAGCTAAGCGAGGATTGGGTGTGACGGTGCATTATGTTGATGAGGGTGTGGATACGGGAGAGATTATTGCGCAAGTGGCACTGCCTTATCTTGAGAACCTAGCAGAATATGAGCAAAGCGTGCATGAGGTGGAATATCGACTTTATCCTGATGTGATAGAAAAGATGATTTGTAGGTAATCACTACTGTTCAACTCTTAGAAATCATGTTTGGAAGTCAAAGTGTGTGTTTTTTGCCCTTATTGTTTTATACTAGTTCATCTAATAGTTTTACTACGTAAAATTAAAGATGAACTGCAACTATACTGCCTTGCGCTCGCGCAAGAGGTGGTTTGCGTGAAACGCAAACTTTGACTTTTAAGCCGTAGGTTTAAAAGTCAAACAGTATTAGAAGCTGAGCAAATGGACGGTGGAGCAAAGCGGATGTAGAGTGATGGACACCTGTGGTGTGAAATGAACGTAGAGTGTCTGCAGATATGTCATGGAGCTGCCTGAAGTTAGATGGCGACATCAATCTGTTGTTCGTTTTCCAATGGATAAGATATAGTATAAGTTGCTGGTAGCTGCTGGCTTCTATTTTTGTGTGAAAATAAAAGCTCCGAAAAGTTTTTTCAGAGCTTTTATATAAGGAAATTTACACTAGTTCAACGCTCTTACCTTACACTTGTGCAAGATGTAGTTTGTGTGAAACTCAAATCTTTAACTCCTAAAAAGAGTTTTTAGAAGTTAGACAATATTAGAATTTCAGATAACCTGTATGATAAGAGATTACGCCATTGAGGTCATAAGATTTAATCTTTGCAAGCGAAGCTTCAGCTTTTTCATTGTCCCAAGTCATGGCTGGATTTGAGCCGTGAAGTTCGTTGTTGTCTGCGATATTCGCGGCATCACCAACGACCATGATTTTGCTACTGCGAAGGTAGAAACTAGCATGACCTGGGGTGTGTCCTGGTGTGAAGACGGTTTCTATGCCACCGCATAAGTCAAGGACATCTCCATCACGAAGAAGGGTATCAACAGGAAGATGAGCCGTAGCAAAGCCTGTTTTTAGCATATTGTAAAAGGGAAGTTCAGCTGGGGAGAGGCTGTTTTTGCGTTGCTCTAAAGCCTCAAGTTTGGTTGGTGTTTTCTTGCCATCAATAAAGGGGGCGTCAATTTCATGAGCATAAACTTTGGCTTGAGGGGCAAACTTGAGCAGTTCACGAGTGCCACCAATATGGTCAATATCTTGATGAGTTAAGAGAATTTCTGTCAAATCTTTGGCATCAAAACCTGCATTTTTGATAGCTTGAGCGATGATTTCGCCTGAATTTGGGAGTCCAGCGTCAATAAGAACGAGATGGTTATCATTCCATATGAGGGTTGGATAAAGGGTCATGGTCTGCTCACCTCTAGGAATTTTAACTTCGAGCATTTCAACGTTTTCAGCAATTTTCATTTTTTTGATTCCTTTCTTGTTCAAATCGTGTATCTTTATTATAAACTAAAAAATAGGGAAAACCTTTTTTAATAAATTATTCGATATTTCCGAACAATA contains:
- a CDS encoding AAA domain-containing protein, which gives rise to MGYYDILEKNRNILLFIDGEDATTKVEYVQQNYNKIVIKYVGNEKVYNYSFSRAQFFKVIEKVNSDTTKIWIDGKENFYFDFAQIFKDYIRIINENGYFEVYEKSRVKIEKSALDNLETKRTFDYFKELAGINSLDYNGTKLLSKNYGKCFVRKQSVLADYLKGNFTQNAEKISDIPIFPFGFNLSQKEAVEKVFQNKISVIEGPPGTGKTQTILNIIANAIMHDKKVAVASSNNSATSNVFEKLQKYDLSFFAAFLGGTVEEGGSRKKYFIDHQPEIPELSNWKKDQKQKENLLVEIHTLYDDLQSKLAARNQLAKLEQKHEEIRLERKYFVEDYGKQFDSDSEIILHKKLSSENFMELWVRYENLLIRNKQFNVWRRLVNRIKLGISNQEIYSHASDEFIFLCQKNFYDELLRELELQITECKDILVHFSFEGKLQDYQTLSMKYFKAFLHDNYHSRKRRKFKDGGSKEEGNLWKNSEAVLQEYPVILSTTFSLSVIFSDNPLYDYVILDEASQVDLATGALALSCAKNVVIVGDLKQLPNVVTKEDKINSEQIFKSYNLSESYQYSTHSLLQSIKEVFPNSASTLLREHYRCHSKIIGFCNKKFYNDELIVLSKSEASEASPLAVITTKPSEHMRWSIGHKNQRELDEVENILLHDYEEKNEWGVITPYRKQANELQKMLSEEGYSADTVDKYQGREKNKIIFSTVDNKITQFSASPNRLNVAVSRAIKKFILVVNGNGEEKRNNNISDLINYIKYNNFDVSESKIYSIFDYLFEVNKEARKRYLKGKKYKSRFDSENLMFSLIEEILGEDRFSKFKVVPQYQLKLLIRDFDGLGLSERERKYAVNSNTRIDFLIESKMDKSPVLAIEVDGVTFHNENTAQFERDKLKNHILEVCGVKLQRFPTDGSREKERLTKLLEEYLLLQDDNAKSEQ
- the purM gene encoding phosphoribosylformylglycinamidine cyclo-ligase gives rise to the protein MSENAYAKSGVDVEAGYEVVSRIKKHVAKTERLGVLGALGGFGGAFDLSVLDVKEPVLISGTDGVGTKLMLAIAADRHDTIGIDCVAMCVNDIIAAGAEPLYFLDYIATGKNVPEKLEQVVSGVAEGCVQAGSALIGGETAEMPGMYDAEDYDLAGFAVGVAEKANLIDGEKNVAEGDVLLGLASSGIHSNGYSLVRKVFADFDLNVVLPELEQPLIDVLLTPTKIYVRELLPLIKEKKIKGISHITGGGFVENIPRMFGNGLAAEIAEGSWDILPIFKALEKYGKIKHEEMFEIFNMGLGMVLAVSPENAAAVKQELGAFEIGRMVERTDKAVVIK
- the purN gene encoding phosphoribosylglycinamide formyltransferase — encoded protein: MNIAVFASGNGSNFQVLAEKFPNHVKLAFSDHHEAFVLKRAEKLNISAVSFELKEFVNKATYESELVGILEREKIELVVLAGYMKIIGPTLLKKYGGRIINIHPSFLPNFAGSPHAIEESWEAKRGLGVTVHYVDEGVDTGEIIAQVALPYLENLAEYEQSVHEVEYRLYPDVIEKMICR
- a CDS encoding MBL fold metallo-hydrolase: MKIAENVEMLEVKIPRGEQTMTLYPTLIWNDNHLVLIDAGLPNSGEIIAQAIKNAGFDAKDLTEILLTHQDIDHIGGTRELLKFAPQAKVYAHEIDAPFIDGKKTPTKLEALEQRKNSLSPAELPFYNMLKTGFATAHLPVDTLLRDGDVLDLCGGIETVFTPGHTPGHASFYLRSSKIMVVGDAANIADNNELHGSNPAMTWDNEKAEASLAKIKSYDLNGVISYHTGYLKF